A genomic window from Salinicoccus sp. RF5 includes:
- a CDS encoding DUF3267 domain-containing protein, whose product MKDKYVLDIFRDRSAIRTLNILAISLTVLSFIAFYLLDLFLADDAGSALIGMESFGIIGAVLLIMAILFAIITVHEGIHGLFFKLFNPKGNVRFGYTSGMFYAAAPGEIFTRRQFMTVILMPFVIITSVLLIMMFTVPHGAYKYLLALHTGACAGDFYYIYLIMKHRNMKYVEDTEVGMTMYEGNPADSR is encoded by the coding sequence TTGAAAGATAAATATGTACTAGACATCTTCAGGGATCGATCTGCGATCCGGACTTTGAATATACTGGCCATATCACTCACCGTCCTGTCGTTCATCGCATTCTACCTGCTGGACCTGTTCCTGGCTGATGACGCAGGATCTGCCCTGATCGGAATGGAATCCTTCGGCATCATCGGTGCGGTCCTCCTGATCATGGCGATCCTGTTTGCAATCATCACTGTCCACGAAGGCATACATGGCTTGTTCTTCAAGTTATTCAATCCAAAAGGGAACGTCCGTTTCGGCTACACGTCAGGCATGTTCTATGCTGCAGCGCCGGGAGAGATATTTACTAGGCGGCAGTTTATGACCGTGATTCTGATGCCGTTCGTCATCATCACTTCCGTGTTGCTGATCATGATGTTCACAGTGCCCCACGGAGCCTATAAATATCTGCTGGCGCTCCACACGGGGGCGTGCGCAGGCGACTTCTACTACATATATCTTATAATGAAGCATCGGAATATGAAGTATGTGGAGGATACGGAAGTCGGCATGACGATGTATGAAGGCAATCCAGCAGATTCAAGATAG
- the map gene encoding type I methionyl aminopeptidase, whose amino-acid sequence MIIKTDEEMKQLEEIGQICGKVLKELVETTKVGMTTKEIDELGGRLLEEMGAESAPISEYEFPGHTCISVNEEVAHGIPGSRVINEGDIVNIDVSAKKNGYFADTGLSFIAGTSTDPLKQKVIDVCEASFEEALKKIKPGTKVSQIGRAVHKVARQNGLTVIKNLTGHGVGRSLHDAPKHIMNYYEPGNSELLKEGMVIAVEPFISTKAAFVTDGKNDWAFETKDGSYVAQKEHTIVVTKEGPKLLTLVED is encoded by the coding sequence ATGATCATTAAAACTGATGAAGAAATGAAGCAGCTTGAAGAAATCGGACAGATTTGCGGCAAGGTGCTGAAGGAACTTGTAGAAACGACGAAAGTGGGGATGACCACTAAGGAAATCGATGAGCTGGGAGGCAGGCTCCTTGAAGAGATGGGCGCCGAGAGTGCCCCGATCAGTGAATACGAATTTCCAGGCCATACATGCATAAGCGTAAACGAAGAGGTGGCCCATGGCATCCCGGGCAGCCGCGTCATCAACGAAGGGGACATCGTCAATATAGATGTCTCCGCCAAGAAGAATGGCTATTTCGCAGATACAGGCCTTTCCTTCATCGCCGGCACTTCCACAGACCCATTGAAGCAGAAGGTCATCGATGTGTGTGAGGCATCTTTCGAAGAAGCACTGAAGAAGATCAAGCCCGGCACCAAGGTCAGCCAGATTGGACGTGCAGTGCACAAAGTGGCACGGCAGAACGGGCTCACGGTCATCAAGAATCTTACAGGACACGGTGTAGGAAGAAGTCTTCATGATGCACCGAAGCACATAATGAACTACTACGAGCCTGGAAATAGTGAGCTGCTGAAGGAAGGCATGGTCATCGCAGTGGAGCCGTTCATTTCCACGAAGGCCGCCTTTGTCACAGACGGCAAGAACGACTGGGCGTTTGAAACGAAGGACGGCAGCTATGTAGCCCAGAAGGAGCATACAATCGTCGTTACAAAGGAAGGTCCGAAACTGCTGACGCTGGTGGAGGACTAG
- a CDS encoding FAD-binding oxidoreductase: protein MASFTIVGGGIAGASTAYHLARKGHQVTVYDRADTGQATDASAGIICPWVSQRRNKKWYRLVKESAKYYPDFIARLQEETGLDTGYRREGSISLFKDDHIQSLAFDRISAKKPDAPEMGEVRMVSREEVKQMHPDLTGLYPGVFVEGGGQVKGASLLKALKAGFLKHGGEWITADFDAETAEGTVIYATGAWGIEQDTDPKIRHQRSEVLHFRLKDGRNEDHAPVVMALGPIYIVEMGLNQYAIGTTHEDTESFSAEPSAENHEYLRGLAHRYFPDSEIEDVKMMVGLKPYTRDFLPFLGQVEEDVFVINGMGATGLTASPFVGHEVASHLSGEETILDIGDYSYI from the coding sequence ATGGCAAGTTTTACAATCGTCGGCGGCGGCATCGCGGGTGCTTCGACAGCCTATCATCTCGCCCGGAAGGGGCATCAGGTGACAGTCTACGACCGTGCCGATACCGGTCAGGCGACAGACGCCTCCGCCGGAATCATATGCCCCTGGGTCAGCCAGAGGAGGAATAAAAAATGGTACCGCCTGGTCAAGGAAAGTGCCAAATACTATCCTGACTTCATCGCCCGGCTCCAGGAGGAGACGGGGCTCGACACCGGTTACCGGCGTGAGGGCTCGATCAGCCTGTTCAAGGATGACCATATACAAAGCCTGGCCTTCGACAGGATAAGTGCAAAAAAGCCCGATGCACCGGAGATGGGGGAAGTCCGCATGGTCTCCCGTGAAGAAGTGAAACAGATGCATCCGGACCTGACGGGACTCTACCCTGGTGTATTCGTCGAAGGCGGAGGCCAGGTGAAGGGGGCCAGCCTGCTCAAGGCACTGAAGGCCGGATTCCTGAAACATGGCGGCGAATGGATCACTGCAGATTTTGATGCCGAGACGGCTGAAGGCACCGTCATCTATGCGACAGGTGCATGGGGCATCGAACAGGATACCGATCCGAAAATCCGCCACCAGCGGTCCGAAGTGCTGCATTTCAGGCTCAAGGATGGACGGAATGAGGACCACGCCCCCGTCGTCATGGCCCTGGGGCCAATCTATATCGTAGAGATGGGCTTGAACCAGTATGCCATCGGGACGACACATGAAGATACAGAAAGTTTTTCAGCAGAACCTTCAGCGGAAAACCATGAATATCTGCGGGGACTCGCACACCGCTACTTCCCCGACTCCGAAATCGAGGATGTCAAAATGATGGTGGGGCTGAAGCCCTATACACGGGACTTCCTCCCTTTCCTTGGACAGGTGGAAGAAGATGTCTTCGTCATCAACGGCATGGGGGCGACCGGCCTGACCGCAAGCCCATTCGTCGGGCATGAAGTCGCCAGCCACCTCAGCGGTGAAGAAACGATACTCGACATAGGTGACTACTCTTATATCTGA
- the uidA gene encoding beta-glucuronidase has translation MLYPITTETRNLIDLSGVWNFKLDDGQGHEEKWYAGKLDTKDHMAVPASYNDAAVYEKARNHVGTVWYEKEFTLPKHILEEQIILRFGSVTHNAEVYLNGEKITEHKGGFLPFEVKINDHLKNGKNRVTVAVDNILDESTLPVGMYKEETVNGRTKKYNDPNFDFFNYAGIHRPVKIYTVPEVHVTDLTVSPVNEGGNYAFDYEVETSGEAEKVEVVVQDEDGNIVYEGEGKTGKAAIEEPRLWEPMDSYLYDFNVYLKDGSGEVVDHYVLPAGIRTVEVAEGQFRINDKPFYFKGFGKHEDTYIHGRGFNEAANILDFNLMKWIGANSFRTAHYPYSEEMMRLADKEGFVVIDETPAVGVHLNFMATMFGPGEKRNTWQEIRTMDHHREVIKDLVKRDKNHASVVMWSIANEPASEEEGAYDYFKPLYDLTKECDPQKRPATVVTHLMATPEKEQVADLVDVLAMNRYYGWYTQSGDLEDAKIALENEFQHYAESHPDKPIIMTEYGADTVAGFHAVDPIMFTEEYQKLFLEANHEIFDKTKNFVGEHIWNFADFETSQGVIRVQGNKKGIFTRDRKPKMAAHYMKERWESIPHYNYKK, from the coding sequence ATGCTTTATCCAATAACCACTGAAACGAGAAACCTGATCGATTTGTCTGGGGTATGGAACTTCAAACTGGATGACGGCCAAGGACACGAAGAAAAATGGTATGCTGGAAAACTCGATACGAAGGATCATATGGCTGTACCTGCTTCATACAATGATGCGGCAGTATATGAGAAGGCGAGGAACCATGTAGGCACGGTCTGGTACGAAAAGGAATTCACACTGCCGAAACATATCCTTGAAGAGCAGATCATACTGCGCTTCGGTTCAGTGACGCATAACGCGGAAGTGTATCTCAATGGTGAAAAGATCACCGAACACAAGGGTGGTTTCCTGCCATTCGAAGTGAAGATCAACGACCATCTTAAAAATGGAAAGAACAGGGTGACGGTTGCAGTGGACAACATCCTCGATGAATCCACACTGCCGGTCGGCATGTACAAGGAAGAGACCGTAAACGGCCGTACCAAGAAGTATAACGATCCGAACTTCGACTTCTTCAACTATGCCGGCATCCACCGTCCAGTCAAGATATATACGGTGCCGGAAGTCCATGTCACTGATCTGACAGTGTCCCCGGTGAATGAGGGTGGCAACTATGCTTTCGACTATGAAGTGGAAACAAGCGGTGAAGCAGAAAAGGTTGAAGTCGTCGTACAGGACGAAGACGGCAATATAGTGTATGAAGGTGAAGGAAAGACCGGCAAGGCCGCCATCGAGGAGCCTAGGCTCTGGGAACCGATGGACAGCTACCTGTACGATTTCAACGTCTATCTCAAAGATGGTTCCGGAGAAGTGGTGGATCATTATGTGCTGCCTGCCGGCATCAGAACAGTCGAAGTGGCAGAAGGCCAGTTCAGGATAAATGACAAGCCATTCTACTTCAAAGGCTTCGGCAAGCACGAGGATACGTATATCCACGGACGGGGATTCAATGAAGCGGCAAACATTCTCGACTTCAATCTGATGAAGTGGATCGGCGCCAATTCGTTCAGGACGGCCCACTACCCATACTCTGAAGAAATGATGCGCCTTGCCGACAAGGAAGGATTCGTCGTCATCGATGAAACGCCGGCTGTCGGTGTGCATCTCAACTTCATGGCCACAATGTTCGGGCCGGGTGAGAAACGCAACACATGGCAGGAGATCCGGACGATGGACCACCACAGGGAAGTCATCAAAGATCTCGTGAAGCGCGACAAGAACCATGCTTCCGTCGTGATGTGGAGCATTGCGAATGAACCTGCTTCTGAAGAAGAAGGTGCCTATGACTACTTCAAACCGCTTTATGACCTGACGAAGGAATGTGACCCGCAGAAACGTCCAGCGACAGTGGTCACACACCTCATGGCGACTCCTGAGAAGGAACAGGTCGCAGATCTTGTCGATGTCCTTGCGATGAACAGATATTATGGCTGGTATACACAAAGTGGTGACCTGGAAGATGCCAAAATCGCATTGGAGAATGAATTCCAGCACTATGCGGAATCCCATCCGGATAAACCGATCATCATGACGGAATACGGGGCGGATACGGTGGCCGGCTTCCACGCCGTCGACCCGATCATGTTCACGGAGGAGTACCAGAAGCTCTTCCTTGAAGCCAACCACGAAATCTTCGATAAGACGAAGAACTTCGTCGGAGAACATATCTGGAACTTTGCAGATTTCGAAACAAGCCAGGGTGTCATCAGGGTCCAGGGCAATAAGAAAGGCATATTCACCAGGGACCGCAAGCCTAAGATGGCGGCCCACTATATGAAAGAAAGATGGGAAAGCATCCCACACTACAACTATAAAAAATAG
- a CDS encoding thermonuclease family protein, which yields MDLLFLVLSFLAALAAVVVFGVGLFRYVGQGKYRQAWQMSFMMMTIASVLALMATLMGAGMSLGAGLMVMGIYLLLTAAGILLVYIVKKAKNDNAQGYVRYAAITLLAGLAVMIIPLFMMDDADDPVREINETFGSEEKSEEAGERIPVEVASFVDGDTTKFHFEGEAASFRYLLIDTPETNHPRIGEQPLGKEASARTKELLEEAEEIEVEFDVGPRQDHYERYLAYVYADGEMVNEILVREGLAQVKYVNPPNTTHLDRLEEAEQEAEAEGLGIWSLDQPYDSEGEEDGAESDAGNEEFQNCAELREVYPEGVPEGHPAYTLQMDGDRDGMACE from the coding sequence ATGGATTTGCTTTTTCTAGTATTATCATTTCTCGCTGCACTGGCGGCTGTAGTCGTCTTTGGTGTAGGCCTGTTCAGATATGTCGGACAGGGGAAGTATAGGCAGGCATGGCAGATGTCGTTCATGATGATGACGATCGCCTCTGTGCTTGCGCTCATGGCAACCCTGATGGGTGCCGGTATGAGTTTGGGGGCGGGACTCATGGTGATGGGCATATACCTCCTTTTGACTGCAGCGGGCATTCTATTAGTGTACATCGTCAAAAAAGCTAAAAATGACAATGCCCAGGGATATGTGAGGTATGCTGCCATCACGCTGCTTGCTGGGCTGGCAGTTATGATTATCCCGCTCTTCATGATGGACGACGCTGATGATCCAGTGCGGGAGATCAATGAAACATTCGGTTCGGAAGAGAAGTCTGAAGAGGCTGGAGAAAGGATTCCGGTGGAGGTGGCGTCATTCGTCGACGGTGATACGACGAAGTTCCATTTCGAGGGGGAGGCAGCCTCCTTCAGATATCTGCTCATCGACACACCTGAAACGAACCATCCGAGAATCGGGGAGCAGCCCCTGGGCAAGGAAGCATCAGCCCGGACGAAGGAGCTCCTGGAGGAAGCCGAAGAAATCGAAGTTGAGTTCGATGTGGGCCCGAGGCAGGATCATTACGAGAGGTATCTGGCATACGTCTATGCAGACGGTGAGATGGTCAATGAAATTCTTGTCAGGGAAGGTCTCGCACAGGTCAAATATGTCAATCCGCCGAATACGACCCACCTGGACCGACTGGAAGAAGCGGAGCAGGAAGCTGAAGCGGAAGGGTTGGGGATATGGTCCCTAGATCAGCCGTATGACTCTGAGGGAGAAGAAGATGGGGCGGAATCGGACGCCGGAAATGAGGAATTCCAAAACTGCGCTGAGCTGAGGGAGGTATATCCGGAAGGTGTCCCTGAAGGCCATCCCGCCTATACCCTTCAGATGGATGGGGACCGGGATGGCATGGCTTGCGAATGA
- the dinB gene encoding DNA polymerase IV: MERRIIHIDMDAFYAQVEQRDNPSYRGKPVIVGGKSASRGVVATASYEARKFGVHSAMPTKQAYKLCPDGIYVRPRFDQYKAVSKQIMDIFLSYTEIVEPLSLDEAYLDITHLVSRERSAQSVALDIQRDIFDATRLTSSSGVSYNKYLAKIASGMNKPAGTTVIHYDNVQDILFGLDIGDFPGVGRVTEEKMKSLDIHTGEELYQWSEAALIEQFGKKGASLHQKARGIGTSELKVERVRKSIGKETTFNYDINEDEEILKVIEELCGKVSARLELQQFAGKVVTVKMKTADYVSHTRQMMTNNPVFTEDEIYRYAYSLYHELKDPDVPIRLIGVTVSQLSDRTYRNLTIYDFM; this comes from the coding sequence ATGGAGAGAAGAATCATTCATATCGATATGGATGCTTTTTACGCCCAGGTGGAGCAGCGTGACAATCCGTCCTATCGGGGAAAACCGGTCATCGTCGGCGGAAAATCCGCAAGCCGGGGTGTAGTGGCGACAGCAAGCTATGAAGCGAGGAAATTCGGCGTGCATTCGGCGATGCCGACGAAGCAGGCCTACAAGCTCTGCCCTGACGGAATATATGTCAGGCCGCGATTCGACCAGTACAAGGCGGTTTCAAAGCAGATCATGGACATCTTCCTATCCTACACTGAAATAGTGGAGCCGCTTTCCCTGGACGAAGCATACCTGGACATCACCCACCTCGTTTCAAGGGAGCGCTCCGCCCAGTCGGTGGCATTGGATATACAGCGTGATATTTTTGATGCGACACGCCTGACATCATCAAGCGGCGTATCATACAATAAATACTTGGCCAAAATCGCCTCAGGCATGAACAAGCCTGCCGGGACGACGGTCATCCACTACGATAATGTACAGGACATCCTTTTTGGACTGGATATAGGAGATTTCCCGGGAGTGGGGCGTGTCACTGAAGAAAAGATGAAGTCACTGGATATCCATACGGGAGAGGAACTCTACCAATGGAGTGAAGCGGCCCTCATCGAGCAGTTCGGCAAGAAGGGGGCGAGCCTCCATCAGAAGGCCAGGGGCATCGGGACTTCCGAACTCAAGGTCGAAAGGGTCAGGAAATCAATCGGGAAAGAGACGACCTTCAACTATGACATCAATGAGGATGAGGAGATACTGAAGGTGATCGAAGAATTGTGCGGCAAGGTGAGCGCCCGGCTTGAGCTGCAGCAATTTGCCGGGAAGGTGGTCACCGTCAAGATGAAGACGGCTGATTATGTTTCGCACACTAGACAGATGATGACGAACAACCCGGTTTTTACGGAAGACGAGATATACCGTTACGCCTACAGCCTCTACCATGAACTGAAAGACCCCGATGTGCCCATAAGGCTCATCGGGGTGACTGTGTCCCAGCTCTCGGATAGGACGTATCGCAACTTGACGATATATGATTTCATGTAG
- a CDS encoding aromatic acid exporter family protein — translation MKFDIRKIIGPRIIKTGLSTFLTALICMALDLPPIFAVITAIVTIEPTAYASLKKAYVRFPASIIGAFIAVTSLYIFGENAFTYSLAATLTILVTYRLNLHSGVLVAAITAVAMVPSVQDAYVFNFLSRLATTTIGLATSTLVNFLILPPKYAGQIEALTKASTKQTHSLLIQRLGELVAGKYESDKSEKAYTKVQNAITEAEKLLKYQQDEYRYHKSNREEMRLMNQLERELQFKKLYFTHLGNLIYLPEDISMKFTSQEKAAVEEIIDYLNRDLDELTMTNSAVRFIRRHIRSLDDEQDAFKIHLLYEIIIIYQMIVQHHKAGSSTHKKVQTNSRPKDGTT, via the coding sequence ATGAAATTTGACATCCGCAAAATCATTGGCCCAAGAATCATTAAAACAGGACTCTCAACCTTTCTGACAGCCCTGATATGCATGGCGCTTGACCTGCCGCCGATCTTCGCCGTCATCACCGCCATCGTGACGATCGAGCCGACGGCCTATGCTTCATTGAAGAAGGCGTATGTCCGTTTCCCGGCCTCCATCATCGGTGCCTTCATTGCGGTGACATCACTGTACATCTTCGGTGAGAATGCCTTCACCTACTCCCTGGCGGCGACGCTGACCATACTTGTCACCTATCGGCTGAACCTGCATTCAGGTGTCCTTGTTGCAGCCATCACTGCAGTCGCCATGGTCCCTTCTGTACAGGATGCCTACGTCTTCAACTTCCTTTCCAGGCTGGCGACCACGACCATCGGACTGGCTACCAGCACTCTGGTCAACTTCCTCATATTGCCGCCGAAATATGCCGGCCAGATCGAGGCGCTCACGAAAGCCTCGACTAAGCAGACCCACAGCCTGCTCATCCAGAGGCTCGGGGAACTGGTGGCCGGAAAGTATGAATCGGATAAAAGTGAGAAGGCCTATACCAAAGTGCAGAACGCCATCACCGAGGCCGAAAAACTGCTCAAATATCAGCAGGATGAGTACCGCTACCACAAATCAAACCGTGAAGAGATGCGCCTGATGAACCAGCTCGAGCGCGAACTCCAGTTCAAGAAACTGTACTTCACGCATCTGGGTAATCTGATCTACCTGCCTGAAGACATTTCCATGAAGTTCACTTCCCAGGAAAAGGCGGCAGTGGAAGAGATCATCGACTACCTCAACCGTGACCTGGACGAATTGACCATGACCAATTCCGCTGTCCGTTTCATCAGACGTCACATCAGGAGCTTGGATGATGAGCAGGATGCCTTCAAGATTCATCTGCTTTATGAAATCATCATCATCTATCAGATGATCGTCCAGCACCACAAGGCCGGCTCCAGCACCCATAAGAAGGTGCAGACCAACAGCAGGCCGAAAGACGGCACTACATGA
- a CDS encoding Ohr family peroxiredoxin, which produces MKPLYEVTMINTGGRDGEVHSEDKSFSMNVKQPKQMSGEDTKETNPEQLFAAAYSACFNSALDGVLKKAKEENTDRVVNATARLLKDESDGGFKLSAAIEVEFDGVAEDKAQQYVEDAHKLCPYSKMARDGIDVELKGTTK; this is translated from the coding sequence ATGAAACCTTTGTATGAGGTAACGATGATCAACACAGGCGGTAGGGACGGCGAAGTCCACAGTGAAGACAAATCGTTTTCAATGAACGTCAAGCAGCCGAAGCAGATGTCTGGAGAAGACACTAAGGAAACGAACCCAGAACAGCTTTTCGCAGCAGCCTACAGTGCCTGCTTCAATAGTGCGCTGGATGGTGTGCTGAAAAAGGCGAAAGAGGAAAATACCGACCGTGTAGTCAACGCAACGGCAAGACTCTTGAAGGACGAATCGGACGGCGGCTTCAAACTTTCTGCAGCAATCGAAGTGGAATTCGATGGTGTGGCAGAGGATAAGGCCCAGCAATATGTTGAAGATGCACACAAACTGTGTCCTTACTCCAAGATGGCACGTGATGGCATCGATGTGGAACTGAAGGGTACAACGAAATAG